A single Gemmatimonadota bacterium DNA region contains:
- a CDS encoding carboxypeptidase regulatory-like domain-containing protein yields MHRAVAPVPAFLLLLASACIGPQGGHREGYVDQGPPTLTGPRERVTTHVRGVVVDATTNAPIAGASVTIDGKSTVSGADGAFTISDLLLQAATIETVKVGYDTARTLIPLTGGEYAFNPRLRPATPIAP; encoded by the coding sequence ATGCATCGTGCGGTCGCCCCCGTCCCGGCATTCCTGCTCCTCCTCGCGTCGGCCTGCATCGGCCCGCAGGGCGGGCACCGTGAGGGCTACGTCGACCAGGGCCCGCCAACGCTCACCGGCCCGCGCGAGCGGGTCACGACGCATGTGCGGGGCGTCGTGGTGGACGCGACGACCAACGCGCCCATCGCTGGCGCCTCGGTGACCATCGACGGCAAGAGCACCGTGAGTGGGGCCGACGGCGCGTTCACCATCTCCGACCTGCTGCTGCAGGCGGCGACGATCGAGACCGTGAAGGTCGGCTACGACACCGCGCGAACGCTGATCCCGTTGACCGGCGGCGAATACGCGTTCAATCCGCGACTTCGTCCGGCGACCCCGATCGCGCCGTAA
- a CDS encoding S9 family peptidase, whose product MRALRLLVLLAFAPLALSAQAARKPLTQDTYDLWRSILQPTLSADGKWAVYTLSPTLGDGELVARATTGTTEHRVARGWTGRPLMSVTGQPFSAQAATVTADSRHVLFLQYPTKAASDSARGRRGRAAEAPKNKLAILALADGKVTLVDRVRGFQVARDGGRFVAYQIDADTTPAAGARGANGRAAAAEGPARDSAATPAKRKDAGAPLVLRELATGAEVRIEGVTNYTIDRGERYLVYSVTGADSLGIDGVYVRTLATGAVTPLKVATGNYRSLVVDEAATQVAFVTDADEWKNEKARVTLYHASLAGTRQKPGVQPATIAVAAGAAGEGLKIADRGAVEFVRGGGVLRFGIAHVAPDSIPADSLAERAIVDLWHWRDTRPQPMQRLQAGQDRGRSYPAVFHVATRSFRRIADDSMPTAQFSDDGRTAVATTDVPYELDAIAGEGGNDIRVINTVTGVTRQVATKVRGNGQLSPAARFVIWWEKGAWRAHDIAADRTRDLTSGISGVKFDQETHDTPGDPSPWGVGGWTKDDARVLIYDRFDIWEIDPLGIVAPRNLTDGAGRRGQLTFRLLDLDPEERFYDPTQPLLLRTFDNVTKHAGFYRDRVGVTGGPERLLMAPKSFPVVQKARKSDQLLVARADYREFPDLWTGTTFDGLTRITDAMPEQAQYSWGDVELVKWDNSDGVPMEGLLYKPEGFDPSKRYPMITYFYEQLSDGLYNYNRPAGRNVINPVVYTSLGYLVFMPNIHYTPGYPGPSSVKSIVPGVQSLIARGIADPRRQGISGQSWGGYQTAYIITQTNLFAAAVPNATVVNMFSAYGGIRWESGVERAIVNYERGQSRIGGSIWEYPERYEENSPLFRLDRVTTPVLFMANDNDGAVPWYQGIEFFIAMRRLGKEAYMVNYNGDAHNPRKYANQKDIDRRMQQFFAHHLLGAPAPEWMQRGIPFLEKGRDQMPARP is encoded by the coding sequence ATGCGCGCCCTCCGCCTCCTCGTCCTGCTCGCCTTCGCGCCGCTTGCCCTCTCGGCCCAGGCCGCCCGGAAGCCGCTGACGCAGGACACCTACGACCTCTGGCGGTCGATCCTCCAGCCGACGCTCTCGGCCGACGGGAAGTGGGCCGTCTATACGCTCTCGCCCACCCTCGGGGACGGCGAGCTCGTCGCGCGCGCCACCACCGGCACCACCGAGCACCGCGTCGCGCGCGGCTGGACCGGACGGCCGCTGATGAGCGTGACCGGCCAGCCGTTCAGCGCGCAGGCGGCCACCGTGACCGCCGATTCGCGCCACGTGCTCTTCCTCCAGTATCCGACCAAGGCCGCCTCCGATTCCGCGCGCGGTCGGCGCGGGCGCGCGGCCGAGGCTCCGAAGAACAAGCTCGCGATCCTCGCGCTCGCCGACGGCAAGGTGACCCTCGTCGACCGGGTGCGCGGCTTCCAGGTCGCGCGCGACGGCGGCCGATTCGTCGCCTACCAGATCGACGCGGATACCACGCCTGCCGCCGGCGCGCGCGGGGCGAACGGGCGTGCCGCGGCCGCGGAAGGGCCAGCGCGCGACTCCGCGGCCACACCGGCCAAGCGCAAGGATGCCGGCGCACCACTGGTGCTCCGCGAACTCGCGACCGGCGCCGAGGTGCGGATCGAGGGCGTCACCAACTACACGATCGATCGCGGCGAGCGCTATCTCGTCTACAGCGTCACCGGCGCCGACTCGCTCGGCATCGACGGCGTCTACGTGCGCACGCTCGCAACGGGCGCCGTCACGCCGCTCAAGGTCGCGACGGGGAACTATCGAAGCCTCGTGGTCGACGAGGCCGCGACGCAGGTCGCGTTCGTGACCGACGCCGACGAGTGGAAGAACGAGAAGGCGCGCGTCACGCTCTATCATGCCTCGCTTGCCGGCACGCGACAGAAGCCGGGGGTCCAGCCCGCCACGATCGCGGTCGCTGCAGGTGCCGCCGGCGAGGGCCTCAAGATCGCCGACCGTGGCGCGGTGGAGTTCGTGCGCGGTGGTGGCGTCCTCCGCTTCGGCATCGCGCACGTCGCTCCCGATTCCATCCCCGCCGACTCGCTCGCCGAACGTGCGATCGTTGACCTCTGGCACTGGCGTGACACGCGTCCGCAACCGATGCAGCGGCTGCAGGCGGGGCAGGACCGCGGTCGCAGCTATCCGGCGGTGTTCCACGTCGCGACGCGCAGCTTCCGTCGGATCGCCGACGACTCGATGCCCACCGCGCAGTTCTCCGACGATGGGCGCACGGCGGTCGCGACGACCGACGTGCCGTACGAGCTCGACGCGATCGCGGGCGAGGGCGGCAACGACATCCGCGTGATCAATACCGTCACCGGCGTCACGCGCCAGGTCGCGACGAAGGTGCGCGGCAACGGCCAGTTGTCTCCCGCCGCGCGCTTCGTCATCTGGTGGGAGAAGGGGGCGTGGCGCGCGCACGACATCGCCGCCGACCGCACCCGCGACCTGACGAGCGGCATCAGCGGCGTGAAGTTCGACCAGGAGACGCACGACACCCCGGGCGACCCGAGCCCGTGGGGTGTCGGCGGCTGGACCAAGGACGATGCGCGCGTGCTCATCTACGACCGCTTCGACATCTGGGAGATCGATCCGCTCGGGATCGTGGCGCCGCGCAACCTGACGGACGGGGCAGGGCGCCGGGGCCAGCTCACCTTCCGCCTGCTGGACCTCGATCCCGAGGAGCGCTTCTACGATCCGACGCAGCCGTTGCTGCTCCGTACCTTTGACAACGTCACGAAGCACGCAGGCTTCTATCGCGACCGCGTCGGCGTCACGGGTGGGCCCGAGCGCCTGCTCATGGCGCCCAAGTCATTCCCGGTCGTGCAGAAGGCGCGCAAGTCCGACCAGCTCCTCGTCGCGCGCGCCGACTACCGCGAGTTCCCCGACCTCTGGACCGGCACGACGTTCGATGGCCTGACGCGGATCACCGATGCGATGCCGGAGCAGGCGCAGTACTCGTGGGGTGATGTCGAACTGGTGAAGTGGGACAACAGCGACGGCGTGCCGATGGAAGGGCTGCTCTACAAGCCCGAGGGCTTCGATCCCTCCAAGCGGTACCCGATGATCACGTACTTCTACGAGCAGCTGTCCGACGGGCTCTACAACTACAATCGCCCGGCGGGCCGCAACGTCATCAACCCGGTCGTGTACACGAGCCTCGGCTACCTCGTGTTCATGCCCAACATCCACTACACGCCCGGCTATCCCGGGCCCAGCTCGGTGAAGTCGATCGTGCCCGGCGTGCAGTCGCTCATCGCGCGCGGCATCGCCGATCCCCGGCGTCAGGGGATCAGCGGACAGTCGTGGGGTGGGTACCAGACCGCGTACATCATCACGCAGACCAATCTCTTCGCCGCCGCCGTGCCCAATGCGACGGTCGTGAACATGTTCTCGGCGTACGGCGGCATCCGCTGGGAGTCGGGCGTGGAGCGCGCGATCGTGAACTACGAGCGCGGGCAGAGCCGGATCGGCGGGTCGATCTGGGAGTATCCGGAGCGCTACGAGGAGAACTCGCCCCTCTTCCGCCTCGACCGCGTGACCACGCCCGTCCTCTTCATGGCGAACGACAATGACGGCGCGGTGCCGTGGTACCAGGGCATCGAGTTCTTCATCGCCATGCGCCGACTGGGCAAGGAGGCGTACATGGTGAACTACAACGGGGACGCCCACAACCCGCGGAAGTACGCCAACCAGAAGGACATCGACCGCCGGATGCAGCAGTTCTTCGCGCACCACCTGCTCGGCGCGCCCGCGCCCGAGTGGATGCAGCGCGGGATCCCCTTCCTCGAGAAGGGCCGCGACCAGATGCCGGCGCGGCCCTAG
- a CDS encoding aminotransferase class I/II-fold pyridoxal phosphate-dependent enzyme, with protein sequence MPFTNRFDALPLYLLATIPQKKRDLIGRGVDVIDLGAGDADLAAPPAAIAALKAAVDDPGMSRYGFGLGLPAFRDAVAAWMQKRFGHRFDPLKEIVPLIGSKEGIAHLCFAYLQKGDVAIIPDPGYLAYLGGTLLGEAEPYLYPITPRTNFLVDLDEIPEDVLRRTKLLFLNYPNNPTAAIAPVEYLQKVVRICRERGIILVYDNAYSEMTFDGYVAPSIFDIPGARDVAIEFHSLSKTYNMTGWRCGWACGNAAVVGALAKVKSFLDTGQFMAVQKAGIAALESWESWVPGNVAVFKERRDAAVTAFRANGFPGVEVPKASMYLWVPLPAGVPSMEFHERCMQEEGVIVLAGAALGAGGEGFFRISFITSPARIAEAAVRCGRVLKKMTGA encoded by the coding sequence ATGCCCTTCACGAATCGCTTCGATGCGCTCCCGCTCTATCTGCTCGCGACGATCCCCCAGAAGAAGCGCGACCTGATCGGGCGTGGCGTCGACGTGATCGACCTCGGCGCTGGTGACGCCGACCTCGCCGCCCCGCCGGCCGCGATCGCCGCCCTCAAGGCCGCCGTCGACGATCCCGGCATGAGCCGGTACGGGTTCGGCCTCGGCCTTCCCGCATTCCGCGACGCGGTGGCCGCCTGGATGCAGAAGCGCTTCGGCCATCGCTTCGACCCCCTCAAGGAGATCGTCCCGCTCATCGGATCCAAGGAGGGCATCGCCCACCTCTGCTTCGCCTACCTCCAGAAGGGCGATGTGGCGATCATCCCCGATCCCGGCTACCTCGCCTACCTGGGCGGCACGCTGCTCGGCGAGGCCGAACCCTACCTCTACCCGATCACGCCGCGCACGAACTTCCTCGTCGACCTCGACGAGATCCCCGAGGACGTGCTCCGGCGCACGAAGTTGCTGTTCCTCAACTATCCGAACAATCCCACCGCGGCGATCGCGCCCGTCGAGTATCTCCAGAAGGTCGTGCGCATCTGCAGGGAACGCGGGATCATCCTGGTGTATGACAACGCGTACTCGGAGATGACCTTCGACGGCTACGTGGCGCCGAGCATCTTCGACATCCCCGGGGCGCGCGACGTGGCGATCGAGTTCCATTCGCTCTCCAAGACCTACAACATGACGGGTTGGCGCTGCGGATGGGCGTGCGGCAACGCCGCCGTCGTCGGTGCGCTCGCCAAGGTGAAGAGCTTCCTCGACACCGGCCAGTTCATGGCGGTGCAGAAGGCGGGCATCGCCGCGCTCGAGTCGTGGGAGTCGTGGGTGCCGGGGAACGTCGCCGTCTTCAAGGAGCGCCGCGACGCCGCGGTCACCGCCTTCCGTGCGAACGGATTCCCGGGCGTGGAGGTCCCCAAGGCCTCGATGTACCTCTGGGTCCCGCTCCCCGCCGGCGTGCCGTCGATGGAGTTCCACGAGCGCTGCATGCAGGAGGAAGGCGTGATCGTCCTCGCGGGCGCCGCGCTCGGCGCGGGCGGCGAGGGCTTCTTCCGCATCTCGTTCATCACGAGTCCGGCCCGCATCGCCGAGGCGGCGGTGCGATGCGGGCGCGTGCTGAAGAAGATGACCGGTGCCTGA
- a CDS encoding S9 family peptidase, protein MRRSLSFLALLMLPAALPAQRAMLPNDWHRVTTLSAPAMSPDGKLVAFTVTTVNERENRRHNEVWVVSTTGGDPMRYTAPATESSNPRFSPDGKWLFFSSQRSGGTGNTWAIRMDAPGGEATQPADYPAGSWPRDGKFAAFSATVTTEGQGGPRADSSRADPYAKMAPMARPPYGAITRPVDPSRFDGRHITETRYKANGQGFLPGPREARVIRPEQIFTQVPGAKRVQVTDTRYSHRSVTVSPDGKWIAFIADVDLRSDSVVARTADSLALLPYDAARDEVDRNLNDIYVIPVAGGTPRKVATIPGAESDLAWSPDGRRIAFIHRPGRVKQAHLGVLDVASGQVTPLAPDWRYEPNGLEWLPAGDIAVWADIGGSSGLFMINPRDGRLRESLGGRRKMSGFTFDGAGRQVAYVATSVNAPTELFIAGADGKGERKLTSFNDALNRDVAWSGAERFTYRSVGDLEIEGWLMKPFGYVEGRKYPLVLYIHGGPHSQYGEQWFDETQNLAAAGFMVLYTNPRGSSGYGADFTYSTRGRWFAEDFQDLMKAVDIAAARADVDSTRMGVTGGSYGGVMTAWITTKTDRFKAAQADRMISNWWSWYGTSDAQGLTEFEFYGRPQDNPAMYDSLSPIRNVRRVRTPTFILQSEEDHRTPMTDAEQWFAALKRQGVPVEFVRYPRSTHDLSRTGEPWLLVDRLGRLRDWFGYWLKP, encoded by the coding sequence ATGCGACGTTCGCTCTCCTTCCTCGCCCTCCTGATGCTTCCCGCCGCGCTCCCCGCGCAGCGCGCGATGCTTCCCAACGACTGGCACCGCGTCACCACCCTCTCCGCGCCGGCGATGTCGCCGGACGGCAAGCTCGTGGCCTTCACCGTCACGACGGTGAACGAGCGCGAGAACCGTCGGCACAACGAGGTATGGGTGGTCTCGACCACCGGCGGCGATCCGATGCGCTACACGGCGCCGGCCACCGAGAGCAGCAACCCGCGGTTCTCGCCGGACGGCAAGTGGCTCTTCTTCTCGTCGCAGCGGTCGGGCGGCACGGGCAACACCTGGGCGATCCGCATGGACGCCCCCGGCGGCGAGGCCACGCAACCGGCCGACTATCCGGCGGGCTCCTGGCCGCGCGACGGCAAGTTCGCCGCATTCAGCGCGACGGTGACGACGGAAGGGCAGGGCGGACCGCGCGCCGACAGCTCGCGCGCCGACCCGTATGCGAAGATGGCGCCGATGGCGCGTCCGCCGTACGGCGCGATCACGCGCCCGGTGGACCCGTCGCGCTTCGATGGCCGCCACATCACCGAGACGCGCTACAAGGCCAACGGCCAGGGGTTCCTCCCCGGACCGCGCGAGGCGCGCGTGATCCGGCCGGAGCAGATCTTTACGCAGGTCCCGGGCGCCAAGCGCGTGCAGGTCACCGACACCCGCTACTCGCATCGCTCGGTCACCGTCTCGCCCGACGGCAAGTGGATCGCGTTCATCGCCGACGTCGACCTCCGGTCGGATTCCGTCGTCGCGCGCACCGCGGACTCGCTCGCGCTGCTCCCGTACGATGCCGCGCGCGACGAGGTCGACCGCAATCTCAATGACATCTATGTGATCCCGGTCGCGGGCGGCACGCCGCGCAAGGTCGCGACGATCCCCGGCGCCGAGTCCGACCTCGCGTGGTCGCCCGATGGCCGCCGGATCGCGTTCATCCATCGCCCCGGTCGCGTGAAGCAGGCGCACCTCGGCGTCCTCGACGTCGCGAGCGGTCAGGTCACGCCGCTCGCGCCGGACTGGCGGTACGAGCCGAACGGCCTCGAGTGGCTCCCCGCCGGCGACATCGCGGTCTGGGCCGACATCGGTGGATCGAGCGGTCTCTTCATGATCAACCCGCGCGACGGGCGCCTCCGCGAATCGCTCGGCGGGCGCCGCAAGATGAGCGGCTTCACCTTCGACGGCGCGGGTCGGCAGGTCGCGTACGTCGCGACGAGCGTGAACGCGCCGACCGAGTTGTTCATCGCCGGCGCCGACGGCAAGGGGGAGCGCAAGCTCACCAGCTTCAACGACGCGCTCAACCGCGATGTCGCCTGGTCCGGGGCGGAGCGCTTCACCTATCGCTCGGTCGGCGACCTCGAGATCGAGGGCTGGCTCATGAAGCCGTTCGGCTACGTCGAGGGCCGGAAGTACCCGCTCGTGCTCTACATCCACGGCGGCCCGCACAGCCAGTATGGCGAGCAGTGGTTCGACGAGACGCAGAACCTCGCGGCCGCGGGGTTCATGGTGCTCTACACCAACCCGCGCGGCTCCAGCGGGTACGGCGCGGACTTCACCTACTCCACCCGAGGCCGCTGGTTCGCCGAGGACTTCCAGGACCTCATGAAGGCAGTGGACATCGCCGCGGCGCGCGCCGATGTCGACTCGACCCGCATGGGGGTCACCGGCGGCTCCTACGGCGGCGTGATGACGGCTTGGATCACCACCAAGACCGACCGCTTCAAGGCGGCGCAGGCCGATCGCATGATCAGCAACTGGTGGTCATGGTACGGCACCTCCGACGCGCAGGGCCTCACCGAGTTCGAGTTCTACGGCCGGCCGCAGGACAACCCGGCGATGTACGACTCGCTCTCGCCCATCCGGAACGTGCGGCGCGTGCGCACGCCGACGTTCATCCTCCAGAGCGAGGAGGACCACCGGACGCCGATGACGGACGCCGAGCAGTGGTTCGCCGCGCTCAAGCGGCAGGGCGTGCCGGTGGAGTTCGTGCGCTACCCGCGCTCGACGCACGACCTCTCGCGCACGGGCGAGCCCTGGCTGCTCGTCGACCGCCTCGGGCGGTTGCGCGACTGGTTCGGGTACTGGCTCAAGCCCTGA
- a CDS encoding DUF502 domain-containing protein — protein MGCGVGGYLLPTAHKLRIILPSRCVPMKKLLTYFLRGLVLTVPLVVTIAVCWIVLTRVDGWLGLPIPGAGFAITIAGITLVGFLGTTFLWAQAERWMEELLNRLPFVRLLYSSTKDLLNAFVGEKRRFDQPVLVALSQDKAVRTFGFITQSSLTTLGLPGDVAVYFPQSYNFAGQLVVVPGDRVTRLTAPSSDVLAFIVSGGVTDVPEQRT, from the coding sequence ATGGGGTGCGGGGTCGGGGGTTATCTTCTGCCAACGGCTCACAAGTTACGCATCATCCTCCCCTCCCGCTGTGTGCCCATGAAGAAGCTGCTCACGTACTTCCTGCGCGGCCTGGTCCTCACGGTGCCGCTCGTGGTCACGATCGCCGTCTGCTGGATCGTGCTGACCCGCGTCGATGGCTGGCTCGGGCTGCCCATCCCCGGCGCGGGGTTCGCGATCACGATCGCCGGGATCACGCTCGTCGGGTTCCTCGGCACGACCTTCCTCTGGGCGCAAGCGGAGCGCTGGATGGAGGAGCTCCTGAACCGGCTGCCCTTCGTGCGGCTGCTCTACTCCTCGACGAAGGACCTGCTCAACGCGTTCGTGGGCGAGAAGCGCCGCTTCGACCAGCCGGTGCTGGTGGCGCTCTCGCAGGACAAGGCGGTCCGCACGTTCGGATTCATCACGCAATCGTCGCTCACGACGCTCGGGCTGCCGGGCGATGTGGCGGTCTACTTCCCCCAGTCGTACAACTTCGCGGGCCAGCTGGTGGTGGTCCCGGGCGACCGCGTGACGCGACTGACGGCGCCGAGTTCGGATGTGCTGGCGTTCATCGTGTCGGGCGGGGTCACCGACGTGCCGGAGCAACGGACATGA
- a CDS encoding amidohydrolase family protein, with translation MHPGASSRLATAAFAVALALANPFATGEAAAQDALTLLVPDRVFLGTEDSARTGWVVLVRGQRIAAVGPRAQVRAPEGTTVRELRGTTLIPGLIEGHTHLFLHPYDETSWNDQVLKEPLSLRTARAVNHARATLEAGFTTARDLGTEGAGYADFGLKQAIDQGIIPGPRLLISSKAIVATGSYGPKGFASEWEAPQGATEADGTEGLTRAARDQIGHGADWVKVYADYRWGPNSEARPTFTEAELRTLVEVAASSGRKVVAHAATDEGMQRAVRAGVAMIEHGDGGTAETFRLMAARGVGYCATLAAVEATARHAGWREGQAPTARMLAKRASFRLAIEAGVPLCMGGDAGVYAHGTNAWEAELMVAYGLRAPAALRAATSGNARLFGLSSELGSIRDGLLADLVAVEGDPTADISALRRIRFVMKGGAVVR, from the coding sequence ATGCACCCCGGAGCGTCGTCGCGTCTGGCGACGGCGGCGTTCGCCGTGGCCCTCGCGCTGGCGAACCCCTTCGCGACGGGAGAGGCGGCGGCGCAGGACGCGCTGACGCTGCTCGTGCCCGACCGTGTCTTCCTGGGGACCGAGGACTCGGCGCGTACGGGTTGGGTCGTACTCGTGCGCGGACAACGGATCGCGGCGGTGGGCCCGCGCGCACAAGTGCGTGCACCCGAGGGGACGACCGTGCGCGAGCTGCGCGGCACGACGCTCATCCCCGGGCTGATCGAGGGCCACACGCACCTCTTCCTCCATCCGTACGACGAGACGAGTTGGAACGACCAGGTGCTGAAGGAGCCGCTCAGCCTGCGCACGGCGCGCGCCGTCAATCACGCGCGCGCGACCCTCGAGGCCGGCTTCACCACGGCGCGAGACCTCGGCACCGAGGGCGCCGGCTACGCCGACTTCGGGCTCAAGCAGGCGATCGACCAGGGGATCATCCCGGGCCCCCGGTTGCTGATCTCGTCGAAGGCGATCGTCGCGACGGGGTCGTACGGCCCGAAGGGCTTCGCGAGCGAATGGGAGGCGCCGCAGGGCGCGACGGAGGCGGATGGCACCGAAGGGCTCACGCGTGCGGCGCGCGACCAGATCGGCCACGGGGCCGACTGGGTGAAGGTCTACGCCGACTACCGGTGGGGCCCGAACAGCGAGGCACGACCCACCTTCACGGAAGCCGAGTTGCGGACGCTCGTCGAGGTCGCCGCGTCGAGCGGGCGGAAGGTCGTGGCGCACGCGGCCACCGACGAGGGGATGCAGCGCGCCGTGCGCGCCGGCGTGGCGATGATCGAGCACGGCGACGGCGGCACCGCGGAGACGTTCCGCCTGATGGCCGCGCGTGGCGTCGGATACTGCGCGACGCTCGCGGCCGTCGAGGCGACGGCGCGGCACGCGGGATGGCGGGAGGGACAGGCGCCCACCGCACGGATGCTCGCGAAGCGCGCGTCGTTCCGCCTCGCGATCGAGGCCGGCGTCCCGCTCTGCATGGGTGGCGACGCGGGGGTGTACGCGCACGGCACCAACGCATGGGAGGCCGAGTTGATGGTCGCGTACGGGTTGCGCGCCCCAGCAGCGCTCCGCGCCGCGACGAGTGGGAATGCGCGGCTGTTCGGGCTGTCCAGCGAGCTCGGCTCGATCCGCGACGGGCTGCTGGCCGATCTCGTCGCGGTCGAGGGGGACCCGACCGCCGACATCAGCGCACTCCGGCGCATCCGCTTCGTGATGAAGGGCGGCGCCGTCGTGCGCTGA
- a CDS encoding c-type cytochrome, translated as MRRILKYAGILAGAVVLLAIVGVAGLYAWTSNELTAKSPLPGHAFTAPTDSASVARGEHVVRAIGKCGDCHGQDLGGDTLLNDPAMGLIYSPNLTRGAGGIGGTYTDAQWEAAIRHGLAADGRRLVVMPSNEYQFLSDEDLGTIIAYLRTVPAVDRTGPTQRVGPLARALYAGGVFPMFPAKAVTHGDEVVPSVAIDSTAAYGKYLGDVGCSGCHGVTYGGGAIPGGPPDWPKPANLTPTGIGHYTQEGFVSALRTGKRPDGTEIDPFMPIAATRQMTDVEIVAVYKYLRTLPARPFGSR; from the coding sequence ATGCGCAGGATCCTCAAGTACGCCGGCATTCTCGCCGGCGCGGTCGTCCTCCTGGCGATCGTCGGTGTCGCCGGCCTCTACGCCTGGACCAGCAACGAGCTCACCGCGAAGTCCCCGCTCCCCGGACACGCCTTCACCGCCCCGACCGACAGCGCGAGCGTCGCGCGCGGGGAGCATGTGGTCCGCGCGATCGGCAAGTGCGGCGACTGCCACGGACAGGATCTCGGCGGCGACACGCTGCTCAACGATCCCGCGATGGGGCTCATCTACTCGCCGAACCTCACGCGCGGCGCGGGGGGCATCGGCGGGACGTACACGGACGCGCAGTGGGAGGCGGCGATCCGCCACGGCCTCGCGGCCGATGGGCGCCGGCTCGTCGTCATGCCCTCCAACGAATACCAGTTCCTCTCGGACGAGGACCTCGGCACGATCATCGCCTACCTGCGCACGGTGCCCGCGGTGGACCGCACCGGCCCCACGCAGCGCGTCGGTCCGCTCGCGCGCGCCCTCTACGCGGGCGGCGTCTTCCCGATGTTCCCGGCGAAGGCGGTGACGCACGGCGATGAGGTCGTGCCGTCGGTCGCGATCGACTCGACCGCGGCGTATGGCAAGTATCTGGGCGACGTCGGCTGCAGCGGATGCCACGGCGTCACCTACGGCGGCGGCGCGATCCCGGGAGGCCCGCCGGACTGGCCCAAGCCGGCCAACCTCACGCCGACCGGGATCGGGCACTACACGCAGGAGGGTTTCGTCTCCGCGCTGCGGACCGGGAAGCGGCCCGACGGCACCGAGATCGATCCCTTCATGCCGATCGCGGCGACGCGACAGATGACCGATGTCGAGATCGTCGCCGTCTACAAGTACCTCCGGACGTTGCCGGCGAGGCCGTTCGGGTCGCGCTGA